The Desulfuromonas acetexigens genomic sequence ATTGCGCCACATGGGTCAGTTCGTGCGCCAGCAATTCCTTTCCGCCTTCCGTCTCGGGCCGGTACTGGCCGTCGCGGAAGTAGATATCTGAGCCGGTGGTGAAGGCCTCGGCCCCCAGGGATCGGCTCAACCGGTCGGCCTCGCCGCCGGTGTGTACCCGCACGGCGCTCAGATCGTGCCCGAAAGCCTGCTCCATGGCGCCGCGCAGGTTATCGTCCAAAGGTTTCCCGCCCCCTCGGGTCGTCTCGATGGAACGCTCCAGGTTCGCCGAAGCAGCATTCTCCGCCCCCTGGGCCGACTTTTCCATCGCTCGGCGAATGTCGCGGTTGCCTACCGCCCGTTGCAAGGCCAGGGCGGCGCTCACCCCTTGCGGCGGCGCCAAGCGGTCAAGCCGCTCCCGCACCGCCGCCTCACCGGAGAGGCCGCCGCCGCTCATCAGGCCGGGAAGATCGTGCAGGCGCGCCGGAGTTTCCTTCACAGGAGTCGTCACTGGGCGCTGTTTTGGTCGATTCAGACCTTGTTCTTCACGCTTTTTCATGGATCACACCTCCTTGGGGTGCGTTCTCCGTGGGACATCAGTCATCCATCCGTTCCCGAAAATCACCGTCATCGAGAATCTTGCCCATCTTCTGGTATTCCCGGCGAGTCGCCCGCAGCAGATGACGGACGGAGATTTCACCGCCGTCGTGGGCCGCCAGAAAAGCTGCCGCCAGGGCGATATTCTTGATATTGCCGCCGCTGATCTCGAACCGCTCGGCCATGCGTTCCAGAGGCAGATCCGTCCGCCGGGGCGCCTGCTCGGGCCAGATCTTTTCCCAGATGAGCCGCCGCTCCCCTTCCCGGGGAAAGAGAAACTCCACACAGAAACTCATGCGCCGGATAAAGGCCTCGTCGAGATTGCCGCGCAGATTGGTGGCGAGAATGGCGATCCCCTCGTATTCCTCCATCTTCTGCAGAAGGTAGCCGGTTTCGATATTGGCGTAACGGTCGTGGGCGTCCTTGACCTCCGAACGCTTGCCGAAGAGGGCGTCGGCCTCGTCGAAGAGGAGGATGGCGTTGCTGGTGCGGGCCTCGGTGAAAATCTTGTCGAGATTCTTCTCCGTCTCGCCGATGTACTTGCTCACCACCCGCGACAGGTCGATCTGATAAAGATCGAGACCGAGATCACAGGCGATGACCTCGGCGGCCAGGGTTTTGCCCGTCCCCGGCGGGCCGGAAAAGAGGACGTTCAACCCCTTACCGTAGGAGAGTTTGCGCTCGAAGCCCCATTGACCCAGAACCAGCGGTCGATGCACCGCCTGACGGCAGATTTCCCGCAACTGCTCCAGGGCGTCCTCGGGCAGAACGATGTCGTCCCAGCCGTGGCGGGGGTCGATCTTGCGGGCCAAGGCGCCGAGCTTCTGGTTGGAATGGCGGCGGCAGGCATCGAAAAGTTCCGCCGCCTGAATGCGGGAAGGCCCGCCCTGCCGGGAGCGCGCCATCTGCCCGGCGCTGTGGGCGGCGGCGCGAATCTGCCCCGGGGTGAAGTTGAAACGGGCAGCGACCGCTTCCAGCTCTTCCGCCGAAAGCCCCGTCACTTCTCGCCCCCACAGACGCGCCCGCTCGGTGAAGTCGGGAATTTCCAGCTCGACCCGGGCGAAGGGCCGGGTGCGGTAGAGGGACAAGGGGCGCCAGGGGAGTTCCCCGGCGAGCACCGTCGGCCCGTCCCAATCCTCCAGCGCTTGGGAGAATTCCCGCAGGCGCGCATCCTTATCGTCATCAAGCAGCGTATCGACCTCGGCGACGAAGAGCAGCGCCTCGCGCAGACGGGCTTCCCGCACGACCCGTCGGCAGATCGCCTGGAAATCGTCCTCCCCCCGGGCCAACGCCCTGTTCGGATCGAAGCACACCAGGCCGCATCCCAAACGGCGGGCCAGATAAGCGGCGACGGTCCGGCGACCGGAACCGGAAACGCCGCGCAGATGAAGGACGGCACGCCCTTCCGCCAGAAGGCGCGGCAAGGTCTCACGCTGCGCCTCGGAGAGGGGTGTCTCGGAAATCCGGCTGTCGGCGGGAAAGATCGTGAGACAATCGTCGGGATGAAGAGCCGAGCCGTCGCCGCCGAGCAGATAATCGACGATGCGCTCATCAACTTTGCAGTAGCGGCTCAGGAGGGTAGCATGGCTGCCGGGGGGATCTTCGTGCAGCTGCAGCAACTGGTGGCGCAGCAGCGGGGAAGCGGGGAGAAAATGGCGGTGCCCGGCGAGTTTTTCTTCGGCCGTGGCGCTGAGCAGGTTGAGAATCAGATCGACGCCGGGGCGCTTGCGGGTGACGTCGTCCTGCAGATAGGCATAGAGCCGTTCGTAACGGGGATCGATCTCCGGCGCCAGGGCGACCAGCAGGATGTCGAGGTCCAGCGCCGCCAATTCGAAGCGTTGGCCGAGGGCGACAAAGCGCAGATCCTTTTCGTCGAGCAGCGGAACGGAACGGGTGCGGCCCTCGGCTAGGGGCGGGAGTCCCGGCATCCGATCGAGCAACCGCCCGACCTCTCCGGCATCGAGGTGCAGGCCGCGAAAACGGTCATCGTCAAATCTGACCCCGTAAACGACCTCCGCGCTCCGCGCCGCCTCCGCCAGCAGCAGATCGAGACGCTCCAGCGCCGCCCAGGGGGCAGCCTCCGGCGATCCGGTCGCGTTCTCCGATAGCACGGGCAAGGTACGCTTCACTTCGGCCATTTCTTCGTCCCTGAATACGCCAGCCAGTGAACACAGCAACAACACCACGAGGTTTCCACCCTCGAAGTTCTTTTAGCGTATCAGCGGGACAAAGCATTTCTTTACCGATCTGCGCAAATTTTTGATTGATCTGATCAATATGGCGGATTGATCTCAAGGGGAATGCCGAACGGCAGCAAAAATGCTCCCGGTACCGCGCCCATCCAACTCAGCTCACAGGGAAAAACAACCGACCAGATCATTCCGTCGCCGAGGCTGGAGCTGCCGCAGCAGCGGACGACGACGAAGAACTGAGTCCTTCCAGAATCCGCCTGGCGAGGAAGTCGATTTCCGAAGCGGTCTGTCCCAGGGCGTGGCGAACTCCCGCAGCCGCCACCTGCTCTCCCGAAGTGGTACCGAGATGTTCGCTGCCCCTGGGGGCGATGACATGCGGGGTCGATTGCTGCATCCCTTCGACATAGCCCGCTCCGGTCCGACCAGGTTCATAGGTGAAGCGACGCCCGTCGGCAAGGACCAACTGATCGCCGTCGGCAAGGCGCCCCTCGCGCCACTCGAAAAACTGTGAGGTCGCCTCGGCACCGCCCCGGGAACCTGATTTGACCTCGAAGGCCTCGTGAATGATCAATCGACCGTTGCGTTCACTGACAATCAGACCGTCGC encodes the following:
- a CDS encoding ATP-binding protein — translated: MAEVKRTLPVLSENATGSPEAAPWAALERLDLLLAEAARSAEVVYGVRFDDDRFRGLHLDAGEVGRLLDRMPGLPPLAEGRTRSVPLLDEKDLRFVALGQRFELAALDLDILLVALAPEIDPRYERLYAYLQDDVTRKRPGVDLILNLLSATAEEKLAGHRHFLPASPLLRHQLLQLHEDPPGSHATLLSRYCKVDERIVDYLLGGDGSALHPDDCLTIFPADSRISETPLSEAQRETLPRLLAEGRAVLHLRGVSGSGRRTVAAYLARRLGCGLVCFDPNRALARGEDDFQAICRRVVREARLREALLFVAEVDTLLDDDKDARLREFSQALEDWDGPTVLAGELPWRPLSLYRTRPFARVELEIPDFTERARLWGREVTGLSAEELEAVAARFNFTPGQIRAAAHSAGQMARSRQGGPSRIQAAELFDACRRHSNQKLGALARKIDPRHGWDDIVLPEDALEQLREICRQAVHRPLVLGQWGFERKLSYGKGLNVLFSGPPGTGKTLAAEVIACDLGLDLYQIDLSRVVSKYIGETEKNLDKIFTEARTSNAILLFDEADALFGKRSEVKDAHDRYANIETGYLLQKMEEYEGIAILATNLRGNLDEAFIRRMSFCVEFLFPREGERRLIWEKIWPEQAPRRTDLPLERMAERFEISGGNIKNIALAAAFLAAHDGGEISVRHLLRATRREYQKMGKILDDGDFRERMDD